A stretch of Pristiophorus japonicus isolate sPriJap1 chromosome 10, sPriJap1.hap1, whole genome shotgun sequence DNA encodes these proteins:
- the alg11 gene encoding GDP-Man:Man(3)GlcNAc(2)-PP-Dol alpha-1,2-mannosyltransferase, with translation MAVGGWCMCDFLRFMFSLIIPMLFVTTGLSVILIVVLLYIRFWICPKKKISQSLRKDDKTPLVVAFFHPYCNAGGGGERVLWCAIRALQKSYKDIIIVIYTGDQDATGQEILDGAYRRFNIKLPQPVQFIFLEKRYLVEARHYPYFTLLGQSLGSVLFGWEALMKCVPDIFIDSMGYAYTLPLFKYLGGCQVGCYVHYPTISTDMLSVVRDRNPRFNNAAFISTNPILSNLKLVYYYIFAWMYGLVGSCSDIIMVNSTWTLNHILALWKAGDRTHVVCPPCDVQTFLDIPLEDDSKKTEHSIVSIGQFRPEKDHSLQIKAFHQFLQMKSAQQLAVKLILIGGCRNTDDEKRVSRLKELCENLGVKEHVEFKINISFEELKKYLSEATIGLHTMWNEHFGIGVVECMAAGTIILAHNSGGPKLDIVIPHDGGETGFLADSEESYADAVNTILSLSPEKRLEIKKNARQSVSRFSDQEFETSFISAVELFFSTR, from the exons ATGGCTGTCGGCGGCTGGTGTATGTGCGATTTTTTGAG GTTTATGTTTTCACTGATCATTCCTATGCTTTTCGTAACCACTGGTTTATCGGTCATCCTCATTGTTGTTTTGTTGTATATTCGATTCTGGATTTGTCCAAAGAAAAAAATATCTCAAAGTCTGAGAAAAGATGACAAGACCCCTCTAGTGGTGGCATTCTTTCACCCATACTGCAATGCTGGGGGTGGAGGAGAAAGGGTGTTATGGTGTGCAATAAGAGCGTTGCAGAAGAG TTACAAAGATATTATAATTGTCATTTATACTGGAGATCAGGATGCCACGGGTCAAGAAATTCTTGATGGAGCTTACAGACGTTTTAATATCAAACTACCTCAACCTGTTCAGTTCATTTTCCTTGAAAAGCGATATCTTGTGGAAGCAAGGCATTATCCATATTTTACTCTGCTAGGTCAAAGTCTGGGGTCTGTTTTGTTTGGATGGGAGGCCCTTATGAAGTGTGTTCCTGATATCTTTATAGATTCCATGGGCTATGCGTACACACTTCCCCTCTTCAAGTACTTGGGAGGCTGCCAAGTGGGGTGCTATGTTCACTATCCTACTATTAGCACAGACATGCTTTCTGTGGTGAGGGACAGGAATCCAAGGTTTAACAATGCAGCTTTTATATCTACAAATCCTATACTGAGCAATCTCAAACTTGTCTACTACTACATCTTTGCTTGGATGTATGGATTGGTTGGTTCTTGCAGTGACATTATAATGGTAAATTCTACATGGACTCTGAATCATATCCTTGCTCTTTGGAAAGCTGGTGACCGGACCCACGTTGTCTGCCCACCTTGTGATGTACAGACGTTTTTGGATATTCCGTTAGAAGATGACAGTAAAAAGACAGAACATTCCATTGTTTCAATTGGCCAGTTTCGTCCAGAGAAGGACCATTCTCTACAAATCAAAGCATTCCATCAGTTCCTTCAGATGAAGAGTGCTCAGCAGTTAGCTGTGAAACTAATACTGATTGGAGGTTGCCGTAACACAGATGATGAAAAGCGAGTATCTCGCCTAAAAGAACTGTGTGAGAATCTGGGAGTTAAAGAACATGTTGAGTTTAAGATTAACATTTCATTTGAAGAACTTAAAAAATATCTATCTGAAGCCACCATTGGACTGCACACCATGTGGAATGAACATTTTGGTATAG GTGTGGTTGAATGCATGGCAGCAGGAACTATTATCCTGGCCCATAATTCAGGAGGCCCCAAGCTAGATATAGTCATACCACATGATGGAGGTGAGACGGGTTTCCTGGCAGACAGCGAAGAAAGTTATGCTGACGCTGTGAATACCATTCTGTCACTGTCACCTGAAAAGAGGCTGGAGATTAAGAAGAATGCCCGCCAGTCTGTGAGCAGATTCTCCGACCAGGAGTTTGAAACGTCATTTATATCTGCTGTGGAACTATTTTTTAGCACAAGATAA